The following is a genomic window from Sphingobacterium spiritivorum.
GAGATTTCTGAAGCGCTGCTTCGAATCTCTAGCTGTCCTTCTTGTATTTCGGCGAAACGATGGATACAGTCCGGATGTTCTTCATCGTTGGAGATCAGGATCAGTGTGACTCCCTTAGAAGCCAGCTGATTGAATACATTATTCAGTTCATGGCGGGACTGTTTGTCCAGACCAGTATAAGGCTGATCTATGATCAATATCTGCGGTTGCAGCCACAGTGCTTTTATCAATTGGAGTTTTTTGTGTTCTCCGCTCGATAATTCGATTAATTGTGTGTGTTTCTGGTTTTGAAAACCAAATTTGCGGAGGTAAACCTCCAGATTTTCAGGATTCAGATTTTCCTGTTTTCCATAATGCATAAATTCGGCATATACGGTCAGTGTATCGTTGCCCTGATGTTTGTTATATCGTTGCTGATAATAAAAATTACGGTCTCCTTCTAGATTGGTAAACTGATACCAGTTAGAGACGTAAAGTGTCTTTGCGGGCAGGGGGCTGGTGCTGTCAAAATGAATGTCGACATTTCCGCTGAATTGGACCTGATCAGCAATAGCTAATGCTAAGGTTGTCTTACCGGATCCGCTTTTACCTCCTATTAACCAATTTTCGCCCTGTTCAATTTGCCAATTCAAACTCTGCAATACCGATTGATTAGGGTATTGGACAGTTAAATTGGCAATATGGACGACAGGATTTGACATCATTATTTTGATAATTCGTATTTTTCGATCAACTCTTTTTGGTTAAGAATAAAGTCAATATCATCGTAACCGTTGATCAGGCAGGATTTTTTGTAAGGATTAATTTCAAAAGAAGTCTGTGCTCCGTTTTCTACTAATGTGACGGTCTGATTTTCAAGATCTACAATGACTTCTGTATCCGGATTTTTGGTTACTGTTTCAAAAATCGTTTCCAGAAACTCATCGGATACCTGAATCGGCAGTACTCCATTGTTCAGTGCATTTCCCTTGAAGATATCGGCAAAGAATGAACTGATGACAACATCAAATCCATAATCTTGTATAGCCCATGCTGCGTGTTCACGGCTGGAACCGCAACCGAAGTTTTTACCAGCAACCAGAATTTTTCCTTTATAAGTCGGATTGTTCATCACAAAATCTGCTTTTGGCTGATTATCGCTGTCGAATCTCCAGTCGCGGAATAAGTTATTTCCAAAACCTTCTCTGGTTGTTGCTTTCAAAAAGCGGGCAGGGATGATCTGGTCTGTATCGATATTTTCAATAGGTAGAGGAACTACCGTTGAATTTAGTTTTTCAAATTTTTTCATCTGTTTTTTATTTTCCAGCCTTAAATTAATTCCCGGACATCACTTATTTTTCCTGTTACTGCTGCTGCTGCTGCTGTAAGAGGGGATACGAGCATAGTACGGGCATTCGGTCCCTGACGACCTTCGAAATTACGGTTGGAGGTAGATACGCAGTATTTTCCGGCAGGAATTTTATCTTCATTCATTCCCAGACAGGCACTGCATCCCGGTTCACGTAACTGGAAACCTGCAGCTTCAAAAATTTTATCCAAACCTTCTTCGATGGCTTGTTTTTCTACTTGTTTTGAGCCTGGTACAATCCATACTTCCACACCTTGCGCTTTTTGTTTTCCTTTTACAAATGACGCTACTTCGCGCAAGTCTTCTATACGGGAATTGGTACAGCTTCCGATAAATACATAGTCTACAGGTTTGCCTAATACCGGAGCATCATCTGCAAATCCCATATATTCCAGCGCTTTTTTGTACGAAGGCTGTTCTGTCTCCGGCTGTGCTGTAGTAGGAGGAATGCTTTCGCGGATACCCATACCCATACCCGGATTTGTACCGTAGGTAATCATAGGGGCAATATCTTCTGCTTTGAAGGTCAACACGCTGTCGAACTGTGCATCTTCATCGCTGTATAAGGTCTGCCAGTAGGCTAATGATTTGTCCCATTCTTCTCCTTTAGGCGCAAATTCACGACCTTTTATATAATCAAAAGTAGTCTGGTCCGGCGCTATAAGTCCGCCACGTGCTCCCATTTCTATACTCATGTTACAGATGGTCATGCGTGCTTCCATGCTTAATGCACGGATTGCAGAACCGGCATACTCGATAAAGTAACCTGTTCCACCTGCAGCAGAGATTTTAGAAATGATGTAGAGGATGATATCTTTTGCACCAACACCGTTTTGCAAGGTTCCGTTCACCTCGATTTTCATCGTTTTTGGTTTTTGCTGTAACAGACACTGTGTTGCAAATACCTGCTCGACCTGAGAAGTACCTATACCAAATGCAATAGCTCCGAAAGCTCCATGCGTGGAGGTGTGACTATCTCCACAAACCATTGTCTTGCCTGGAAGTGTAATACCCAGTTCGGGGCCGATTACATGGACGATTCCCTGGAAAGGGTGTCCCAGTCCGTAAAGCTGTATTCCAAATTCTGCACAATTTTTGGATAACATATCCACCTGATAGCGGGATAATTCTTCCTGTATAGGCAGATGTTGATTGAGTGTTGGGACATTGTGGTCGGCAGTAGCTACCGTTTGTTGTGGCCTAAAGACGGGAATACCTCTTTTGCGCAAGCCGTCAAAAGCCTGAGGAGAGGTAACCTCATGGATCAAATGGGTATCTATATATAGAATATCCGGAAATCCTTCTTCACGCTTGACGACATGTGCGTCCCAAATCTTTTCTACTAATGTTTTTGACATTTCTCGTTCTCTCTTTAATTTTATCAATTTAATAAGGGGTGAAATCCGAATTTTGTAATTTCACCCCTTATTTAATAGTCTAAATTACAAAAATTTAAACAGTTTTAATTGTTTTCATCGCAGTCATTGCTTTTCTTAGCACTGCACCGACGATTTCTACAGGGTGCGTACGGATCGCCTCGTTCACAGCTATCAGTTCTCTGTTGTCTACCGCACCGTCTTTACCTTCGTTGTAATTTTTGCCAATAATGTCTGTATTTACTGTTTTCATGAAATCAGCTAATAATGGTTTACAAGCATGATCGAATAAATAACAACCATATTCTGCTGTATCAGAGATTACTCTGTTCATTTCGAATAATTTTTTACGCGCAATAGTATTAGCGATCAAAGGAGTCTCGTGTAAAGACTCGTAGTATGCAGATTCAGGTTTGATTCCGGCTTCTACCATTGTTTCGAATGCCAGTTCAACACCGGCTTTGATGTATGCTACCATAAATACAGCATTATCAAAGTACTCCTGCTCTCCGATTTTGACATCTCCTGCAGGTGTTTTTTCGAATGCAGTTTCACCTGTGGCTGCTCTCCATCCTAATAGATTTTTATCATTGTTAGCCCAGTCTTCCATCATGACACGGCTGAATTCTCCGGACATAATATCATCCTGATGTTTCTGGAACAGCGGGCGCATGATTGTTTTTAACTCTTCAGCAATATCAAATGCTTTGATTTTAGCCACATTGCTCAATCTGTCCATCATCGCTGTAACACCTCCTTGTTTTAAGGCTTCTGTGATGACTTCTACTCCATATTGTACCAGTTTGGATGCGTATCCTGCATCAATGCCTTTTTCGATCATTTTGTCGAATGAAAGGATAGAACCTGTTTGTAGCAAACCACAAAGAATCGTTTGTTCACCCATAAGGTCAGATTTTACTTCTGCAACAAATGAAGAACGTAATACTCCGGCACGGTGACCTCCTGTACCTACACAGTATGCTTTTGCTTCAGCAAGACCTTTTCCCTGTGGATCATTTTCCGGGTGAACGGCGATTAATGTAGGAACACCAAATCCTCTCAGGTATTCTGCACGTACTTCTGATCCTGGGCATTTAGGAGCGACCATGATAACAGTGATGTCTTTACGGATCTGTGTTCCTTCTTCTACGATGTTAAAACCGTGGGAATAAGATAATGTTGCTCCTTGTTTCATCAATGGCATTACAGCCTTGATAACAGAAGTATGTTGCTTGTCTGGTGTAAGGTTAATGACAACGTCTGCTGTAGGGATCAGTTCTTCGTAAGTACCTACTGTGAAGTTATTGTCCGTCGCATTTTTCCAGGAGTCTCTTTTTTGCTCAATTGCTTCTTTACGTAAGGTGTAAGAAACATCTAAACCACTGTCTCTCAGATTCAGCCCTTGGTTTAAACCTTGAGCACCACATCCCACAATTACCAATTTTTTACCTTTTAAAGCTTCTACACCATCAGTGAATTCGGTGCTGTCCATGAATTCGGCTACGCCCAATTGGTTCAATTGTTCTCTAAGTGGTAATGTGTTGAAATAATTTGCCATTGTTTTAATTCTTTAATATTTTGTTATTAGGTTGTTTATTTATTTTTGATCATCCGGCGTTGAGCCATTGCATATCCCCAATGAAGATTGTCATGTGCCAGTGTCACCGTCAGTACTTCTTCTATTGTACTCATTTCGGTGCCATATGTACTTGTCGAGAAAGGTTGTATACTGGAAAATACTCCGTTATGGTAATCTTTTTCCAGTTTGGAAATAGTTTCCACAGCATACAATTTTAATTCGTCAATTTCTTCTTTGGATACAGGACGTGTAGGTTTTGTGTCTTTTTTGTAATCCTCATTGTATGCGATCGAAGAAGCATCTGCCAGTATCCCGGTTCTGACATAACATAGTGATTGTGTACTGACTACGATATGACCAAAGTTCCAGATGATATTATTATTGAATCCCTGAGGAATAGCATTTAATTCTTCGGTAGTCAGTGAATCAATAAGGGCTAAAAATAGCTTACGGGTCTGAATGATATAATGAAAAGTATGTGCTATCATGATTACATAGTAAATACGTTGTCTCGCTGATCCAGATATTCGTTCTCCACGATTTCTTCGGAAGGCTGTTTCTTTTCGAATTGTAATAATTTGGAGTGGAATCCTGCGCTATCTTTAATAATCGCGATGCGGGCTCCGCGTACAAATTCAATCAAACCGTATTTGGTAAGTTCTTCCGTTAATTTGTCGATTTCCTCACGATGACCTGCTGTCTCGAATACTGTATAATCATTGCGGATTACTACTGCGGAAGCACCGTACTGTCTCAGCAGTCTTTCTACAGGTGCTTTTTCCGCAACGATATCTGTCGGTACTTTATACAGCGCCTGTTCCTGCCAGATCACTTCATCATTGGTATTGTAATAGGCTTTTAAGACGTCTACCTGTTTTTCCAGCTGACGGCATAATTTGCGTAATACTTCTTCTGTCTCTGTAATGACGATTGTAAACCGGTGAATACCTTCTACTTCTGAAGGAGAAGTATTAAGACTTTCGATATTGATTTTTCTTCTCGAAAAGATAGTCGAAATTCTACCGATAAGCCCGATAGAATTTTCTGTATATAAGGTGATGGTAAATTCTTGTTTTTCCATTTTATTTCAATCGAATTTCGGAAACAGATGTTCCTTGTGCAACCATTGGGAATACGTTGTTTTCTTTTCCCACCATTACTTCTAATAGATACGCTCCATCATGATTAAGCATTGTTTCAAGAGCCTGACGCAGATCTTTTCGTTCGGAAATCTTTTGTCCTTCAATATAGTATCCTTTTGCTACTGCCACGAAATCAGGGCTTGTAATGTTAACAAAAGAGTAGCGTTTATCGTGAAACAGCTGTTGCCACTGTCTTACCATTCCCAGGAACTCATTATTCAAGATCATGATCTTCACTTTGGCTCCGAATTGCATGATGGTACCCAATTCCTGTAGAGTCATCTGGAAACCTCCGTCTCCTATAATGGCTACTACAGTCTTTTCAGGTGCGCCATACCATGCGCCTATGGCTGCAGGCAGTCCGAATCCCATTGTTCCTAATCCGCCGGATGTCACACTCGATTTTGAATTGTTGAATTTGGCATATCGGCAGGCTACCATCTGGTGCTGGCCTACATCTGTTGTTATGATGGCATCACCTCCGGTCAATTCGTTAAGGATATTTATTACTTCACCCATTGTCATTACATCTGTTGTCGGATGTAATTCATTTTGAATGACTTCTTTTATTTCTTCCTGTTCCAGTT
Proteins encoded in this region:
- the ilvN gene encoding acetolactate synthase small subunit, producing MEKQEFTITLYTENSIGLIGRISTIFSRRKINIESLNTSPSEVEGIHRFTIVITETEEVLRKLCRQLEKQVDVLKAYYNTNDEVIWQEQALYKVPTDIVAEKAPVERLLRQYGASAVVIRNDYTVFETAGHREEIDKLTEELTKYGLIEFVRGARIAIIKDSAGFHSKLLQFEKKQPSEEIVENEYLDQRDNVFTM
- a CDS encoding DinB family protein, whose amino-acid sequence is MIAHTFHYIIQTRKLFLALIDSLTTEELNAIPQGFNNNIIWNFGHIVVSTQSLCYVRTGILADASSIAYNEDYKKDTKPTRPVSKEEIDELKLYAVETISKLEKDYHNGVFSSIQPFSTSTYGTEMSTIEEVLTVTLAHDNLHWGYAMAQRRMIKNK
- the leuD gene encoding 3-isopropylmalate dehydratase small subunit, with protein sequence MKKFEKLNSTVVPLPIENIDTDQIIPARFLKATTREGFGNNLFRDWRFDSDNQPKADFVMNNPTYKGKILVAGKNFGCGSSREHAAWAIQDYGFDVVISSFFADIFKGNALNNGVLPIQVSDEFLETIFETVTKNPDTEVIVDLENQTVTLVENGAQTSFEINPYKKSCLINGYDDIDFILNQKELIEKYELSK
- the ilvC gene encoding ketol-acid reductoisomerase; translated protein: MANYFNTLPLREQLNQLGVAEFMDSTEFTDGVEALKGKKLVIVGCGAQGLNQGLNLRDSGLDVSYTLRKEAIEQKRDSWKNATDNNFTVGTYEELIPTADVVINLTPDKQHTSVIKAVMPLMKQGATLSYSHGFNIVEEGTQIRKDITVIMVAPKCPGSEVRAEYLRGFGVPTLIAVHPENDPQGKGLAEAKAYCVGTGGHRAGVLRSSFVAEVKSDLMGEQTILCGLLQTGSILSFDKMIEKGIDAGYASKLVQYGVEVITEALKQGGVTAMMDRLSNVAKIKAFDIAEELKTIMRPLFQKHQDDIMSGEFSRVMMEDWANNDKNLLGWRAATGETAFEKTPAGDVKIGEQEYFDNAVFMVAYIKAGVELAFETMVEAGIKPESAYYESLHETPLIANTIARKKLFEMNRVISDTAEYGCYLFDHACKPLLADFMKTVNTDIIGKNYNEGKDGAVDNRELIAVNEAIRTHPVEIVGAVLRKAMTAMKTIKTV
- the leuC gene encoding 3-isopropylmalate dehydratase large subunit, coding for MSKTLVEKIWDAHVVKREEGFPDILYIDTHLIHEVTSPQAFDGLRKRGIPVFRPQQTVATADHNVPTLNQHLPIQEELSRYQVDMLSKNCAEFGIQLYGLGHPFQGIVHVIGPELGITLPGKTMVCGDSHTSTHGAFGAIAFGIGTSQVEQVFATQCLLQQKPKTMKIEVNGTLQNGVGAKDIILYIISKISAAGGTGYFIEYAGSAIRALSMEARMTICNMSIEMGARGGLIAPDQTTFDYIKGREFAPKGEEWDKSLAYWQTLYSDEDAQFDSVLTFKAEDIAPMITYGTNPGMGMGIRESIPPTTAQPETEQPSYKKALEYMGFADDAPVLGKPVDYVFIGSCTNSRIEDLREVASFVKGKQKAQGVEVWIVPGSKQVEKQAIEEGLDKIFEAAGFQLREPGCSACLGMNEDKIPAGKYCVSTSNRNFEGRQGPNARTMLVSPLTAAAAAVTGKISDVRELI